The Brassica napus cultivar Da-Ae chromosome C1, Da-Ae, whole genome shotgun sequence DNA segment CAGTTCTCTTACCAACATGTACGGTACCCATGACGCATGACTTATGAGTGTCACATTTTCtgattttgattattttccAGAATAAACTTAGAGCAAGTCCATCCATTAGAACTTCTAATGGACTCTTATGATTAAATTATGACTTAATAAAGTGATTTGAGAACTTAAGAACCTTTGATAGTGCTAATAATTTTTTCCTCCAATGAAAAAACCTCATAAGGgttcttaaataaattttttttttaagtagaataattttaaaaaaaacatacatagagagaagagaaaagagaagcaatgaaaacaaaaacagagagaacaaaacaacaacaagacCCAACAAGTGTTGGTTGAAAGTGTCgttgaaataaagaaaaaaaagcaagaTGATTACATGAatttagagataaaaaaaaaacataattgggAACCAAACTGGTGACAGAAACCACTCGTATAAAAAGATCAGACATATAAACGTAACGGTCATGTATGCACCTGGACAATCGAATATAAGGTAATCATCATCTCGGTAGTTATCCAATTCTTCATCCACCCAATCATGTAAGCTATCATCAAGGTATCTGTGGATTCTCCATGCAATTTTCCAACATATAAAGGCAACATAATTAAGACTGGAGGTAGTTAAATTCTCATTTTATGTCTATGTAACAACAAAAAGGATACTCCATGCAGTACATGAGGGCACCATTAGGACCAAGCCCGACCTCCTCCATTACATCttccaaagaaaaaaagttcTCTGATATCTgcaaacaacaaaaaaagtgTGAAACCAAGAAATTGAGAGACACTATAAACTCAAGGGATTTTGATTGAATAACTCACCAAAGATCGACGGTAGTGGAAGTATGAAACAAATTCAGACGGGCAATTTTTACACAGCACCTACATCAATAACATTTAACTTACTAAGCCCTACCAGAAAATATGGGGGTAGACCAATGATTATCGAGTTGTTTTTTTACCTCTATAGGAGTTGATACTTTCTTCTCACTTACTACATCATATTTCTGCTTCTTTGTCCCAGCTTTTAGTCCCTGCCATGGTAAGCTGAtagcaaaaacaaaacagaaaaacagGACATAGCTCTTACCAACTCCAAGGTGAGTGTTGACACTTGCGTATCGAGCTGTCCCAGTCAGATTTCATAGCCACAGGATAGTTGAAGATTTCAGCAGCACGATCCAAGTTAACAACATTCATTGTTCTCCCTATAACGAGCTGAGCATAACCCATTGTAACAAAGCAAAATCTTCCAGAAAAACTCAAATAAAGCAAAGAGAGTGAATGATTCTAAAAGATGCAGGAAGCTGTGAATGTGTCGCTTGGGAACTTGCTTTCGTACCCATTTGTGAGAGCTGCAGTAGTGAAGAACACGCTTTCTATAAGAGGAGCTCACTACAATTTCGTCAAAGGCACATTTGAGAAGAGGGGAAAAGATCCGGTTCGGTGACGAGAATGCCGTCGACGGCAAAGCCGGAAACAGAGTTGTTCATAACGACGATCGAGTTTCCGGGAGGAGAGTCGGGAGGCGAGAGAGAGGCTGCAAGAGACAGAGATTGGTGAAGGAGAGACATTGAGGAACAATGTGATAAGCGACGGAGAGACGAAGACCATTGGTGGAGGATTAGGAGAGATTTCGACAGAATCGACGACGAACAAACGGATCAAACATCATCAAGCTTTAGAGATTTCGACAGAATCGAACGCGAAGAGTCGATGACATCGAAGAGGAGaacgaaagagagagagagacgccaCTTTTTCCCTTTCGTCTAAAATGAACCAACCAATACCCTCCTGCTACGTCTGGGGTTTTTACCAATCCTAAGAGCATGTTCAATGGGAAAGACTTTATTCGGTCTCTTaggtaatatttaattattaaatttttgttaagagatcttgttaaaatatttttgttttttttgttccaatGGTAAAACCTCATTatggttcttaaaaaaaacattggtaCATCAGTCTTTTAGAAAAAGCATTTGGACTCACAAGAACTTCGATTCTAATCACACAATCTCAAACTAAAAATTTTCAGGTTTCCAAATGATTCTTGCAGAGGCATATGCCACGAGAATCTCAATCTTGTGAGGCAACTTACCCGTTGGGATGAAATTAAACTCGAAGGCAGTGTAGAGTGTACTGATCAACATCTGCAACACCGGAAGAAACTTAGTTTCTCATCCTTTCAATGGTAGAAAGCAATAATCACAGACAATGAGTAACAACATGACTAAGTGGATAGAGATAATAACTAAACACTAAACTATAAAAAGTAAACGTGAGATATATGACTGCAAACAAGGTGGAAACCAAGGTAAAAAAGTTCTTAACTGCAAAGATGTGAACTTCGCTAAAATACAGGTTGGTAGTATCTTGATCCATAATGTGCCACACCATTCTCTTCGTTAACAAAGGAAGCTCCTTTGCCTTCTGAAACATTTCAGAACGATGTCGTTTTTGTCAAAACAAACacttaagataattttttttaaaaaagaacatGAATCAAATCCATTTCTTACCTGAACAAAGCCAGTTAAACCTCCAGTACTGCAAGATGCAACTACCTGTATGTTAACACAACAACACTAATAACTAAACAACAAACGATGAAATGAGACAAAAGAACTCATCTACCCAATAATTTTGTGACAGGTGTCTCCTAAGAAACGTCCCTTGGCTCTCTTAATTAAGAGACGCATCTTGggctaatatttttttttttttttaatcctaacCAATCTAAGCAACTCTATTAAGATCCACCAATAAACTTGCTCTAAACTCACCTAATTAAGGACCGTTCTGCTTAATAAcaccattttttatttaatttttttccctTTATTACTTTAGAATCTCCACCTCAACCTACCGATGGAGGTGGTCTTACATTTCATATTTGGAACAAGATAGCTTAAAGTATTTTCAATCTTTGTTTAAGTTCAATTTTCAAGTATGATCCATTTAAATGAACTATTTGAATAAATCATTTCGATGCATCATTTAAATGGTCCATCTTGATAAAAATGACTGATTGACAAACAAACATTCTTCAAACAATTCTGTTTTATATTTAGGAGACTCAAAATGGAGATCTAAGTGTTGCAGATGCTTTAATAGATGACGATATCAAGTGAAAATATGTTATACCCATGATTCATGAATGTCACATTTTCGCATTATTTTCCAGAATAAacttaaatttcatatttaaaatattctttgattgtttttttgcaAGTATGCTTAATCCTTTCTtaaatctaaagtattttctaTCTTTGCTTAATTAAATACAGTTTTCAGTTCtttctttgaaaatattttcaaaaaatgatGTGCAAGAAAAGGGAAACATGTGTATCCCCAAAAAGCTACTAGAGTTCACGTAAAAGATATTTTGAAAACCTGAAAGCTTTCACACTCTCTCACTTTATCCCCCCCTCCCCCCACATTGCTCACTCTTTctcttttagattttagttaCTCCCTCTCTCTCCCTTCTTTTGGCATGGCTGAGCCAAGAACACAATACAGTGAATGCAGCTAACAAGAAATATCAAAACAACGACATGAGAGAGCTAGAGAGCTTCAAAATGACGTCACTACATCAGAACCTTCAATGGCCACCGGTGGGAGCTCCAACGAATATCCGACAAGAGGAGCCATGGAGATCTCAGTTCAACGATCCAGTCAACGCTGTTTCCTTTGGTTTTATCGCCACCGCCATTCTCATCTCAATGTTCATCGTCATGGCCATCTTCGAAATGCTTATTCGAGCCACCACCACTAACTCACATTCTTCTCCGGGTCAGGTCCTTTCGGATCTAGAGTCGCGGGTGGGGCTCAATGGCCTTGCATTTTCTAAGTTTGGTTGCGAATCTCCCAAGgcaagttttctttttttcctcatTTCTTTAGTTTTCCCAgtataaaaatcttctttattagAGTTTTATGTGATAGGGATGTGATCCAGATAATTCTTTAACTGCTTTGAACACCCTTTTTTCCAAAAAGcaaaacaagaaaacatcatAGGGTTTGTGTACTCATTGGAATAAACTGACCCACACACATGATTTTGCATACTGTATCATAAGTTTTgtcacacacacatacacacacggaTACTTTTGTTGATGTAATATtcattgaaaatttgaaatgattcgtcatcatctatgtttgatttttttttttaccatagtGACAAAAGAGAGTGAAAAAAGCAAGATGGAAATGTAGTTTTGTTCTGGCGTGATTGATTGGTTTGTAAGTATTTATGAATGTGAAAGAAAAAGCGGATTCTATGCGTATGGAGCTAAAAGATGTGGTCTCTACCATATTTGACTTTAACATTCCTTGGAACACAAAATGGCCCACTGgccttttcttcttattttacaTGTTTCTAATTGGGAATAATATAGTTCCATAGAGATTACAGATTCCCTTTCTCTCTCATCACTTCAAGTTTAGCAATAAGGATCAGCTTAACAATACTCTAATGAATCTAGGTCCGCTTGCTTGAGAGATGATTTGATTCTTGGAACGCCAAATCTCACTCAAAGACAGTGGGTTTTTGTTGAGTTAAACTATTATCTCTATGAAATCTTTATCCTTTTGTCTTAAAAACTCATCTACTTTTGGTTAGGAATAGTCATTTATTTGGGGGTTGGCATATTACACTTTCATAGGAAACCAACCATGTGATCAGAACTAGAATCATTCAAAACATGGATGATTCTTTTAAGTCCTGATTCAATTAAAGAAAACTGTACTACTTTTGTTAACGTCAACTTAGAAACTTAATACATTTCATTTGTCCAACAGGGTTAGAGGTTTAGATCTGTTTTTGTTTGCTCAATGAAACTGTTTGGATATTAATTTCTGTGATCTCCAGTTAGGTGTGTACTCAAAAGGGGTCTCTGTGTTAATGCCAGGAGACAATGTACCTACATTCATTGCTCACCATGCACCCGTACCCGTGCCCGCACTTGCAGACAAAAAGTCCAACACTCCAAGTTCCAGCTCAAACTCCATTCAAGAATGTTAACAATTCTAGATTTTCATTATTCAGTGTTTTGTTCCTATGTGATTGTGGCAGCTTTATCTCTTAGATTAAAGGAGGTTGTTATGAGTATCTTTTCGTAGATATAACTAAAGGAACCAAGCTGCTAAAGCCTGGCTtaagtatataagtatttaagATTTGccagattttaaaatttattttcatatgctTATTACAAGAAAATTACTTGAAGGGAGAGAGAATGAATGTGTTTTTTCACTGTCGGTGTGAAAAGTGTGCAGCAATATTTTATTGTCGGCCTGCTCAATCTTTAATCCCGAACCTAATAAGCATTAACTTGTTTGAAATATATTGATGTGGTAAGTGGTAAGGTAACATGCTTTTCTGGTTGTTAGATTCGTCTTatgttataacttataataCGATCTGAGATTTCTGAGAAAACCTTTATCTCTCTCACCTTTATTATTAAAAGCAGGTCCTCTCGTTTGTTAGCTATATTTGGATTTCATGAATTATAATATCTCAGAACTAAACTATCATCTGCTTTTACATACATAGctttatttttgtcaaaatgtTTCTTAGAGCTTACGTATCATCTATACTAAATTTTTTGTCTGGAAGCTCAATAATGTTTATAAAATTGTTACGTTCAGTGGTAATTAAAAAGGGAGATGAGCCATGTATAGATATGAAACCATGTTATGCATGTgactagaaaatatatatatatatatatatatatatattttttttttttgatatccgTGGGGATCCGGCGACCGAGGTCAACCAACTAATCCCACGATTGGCGGGGTCCGTATTGGGGGGAAACTGTCTCAAGACCACTAGCCCACCACCCCGTGgttgaaaatatatatcttttagatctttaaatatgtttttttgacGACATCTGCATTATTTTTATCTTGAACTTTCGTTTACACTTTTAAGAAGTTTTTTTAACTAATCTAATTTCAAAGGATGTGAATGGATCTcacataaaattcattttattattgttgACTTGACCTTCAACATAACACGAGTGGACTTCTGGAATGAGTTTAAAGAGCGAATAGAAGGAAGAAAGGATCTGGGCCGAGACTCGGTGAAGCTCGACATCTGATCTGCATAACAACCTTACCCGCAACACATTGTGAAGCTTAACAGATTTATTAAGTCGAGATGACGTGTACTGTCTTCTTAACCCGCATAACAACCTCACACGcaacaagagaaagaaaaacagaGTTAGAGAAAGAGTCGGTTTACTCATCTTCCAAACTCCGGGAAGGCTCGATCATTGTGAAGTATAGCATCACAGTGTGTTGTGCTAAGTATCAATATTCTCTTGAGTTGTATCACCATTGATTCTACAAAGTGAGTAGTGTGTGTATCTATTTCCCGTTTAGTGCATTTTTGGGAGGAAAGTCAAAGTCTCCCATGACACGTAGCTACTGCGGTCGTGAACTCATTAAAGTGATTGTGCTAAACTGCTAATAACTTGAAATCATCGACACTTATATAACTCAGTAGGACTCAGATCAAGTTCAATCACCGGTCTTATTGTCAACTATCTGTAAAGTTAACAAGACTTTATTAACGTAATTATATTCGAGAGTCAAGAAATTGAAATATGCATGGCGCTTATTCACCACTACTATTGAGTTATTATGAAAATTAAAGCTACTTTAGGGtagttgttattatttttttcactcACATCAATTTATCAACTGTCCCAAAAATTTTAACAATAAATACTCTTTCACGTGCTCTAGCTTCACAATAATGAATCATCCCTCTGCTGTCATCTCACAACCAAAAGAGTAGTACTACTCTCCATCTCCGATCAAACGATATCGTGTTCTCTCACCCTCTCTCTCACATGGGTTGCTGCGTTAGCTCCGGCACCGCTGATCGGACCAACGAGAACGTGTCCGACAAGAACACAACCATTGGCGAAGAAGAAACGGTCGTCAAAGAAGTCTTGTCAGAGACAGCATTTCACACTACTTCCTCTAGTGTCCAAAACTCAGTCATGGATGATCCGGTGAAAAGGAAGATCCGGGGAAGAGAGGAGGAAAAACTGAAAGTTGCTCCGGATTCGTGTATGACCCGACCCGACTCGAATGACCCGGAAGAAGGATCAGAGGTTTCCGAGATATGTAGCTTGAGCTTGAGTGAGAGTGTTTCTTCGACGGCTGTGATGAATGGGTACGGTGAGGAAGAAGTGAAGCAGAGGAAATCTCAGAGATCTCCGGCTAAAACTCGGACTCGGGTCACGGGTAATAATTATCCGACCCGAAGAACCGATCAGTCTCCTCATAAGAGAAACAACGGAGTGTGTAATAGTAATACTGGAGCGAGAGTCGGGTCGGGTATGAGAGACCCGGGTGAGAGATCCGGAAGAAGGTCGAGATCGCCGGCGGCGAATAGATCCGTGATGGATTCGGATCAGAGTCGGGTGGGTGGGGCAAGGACTCGTAAGAATGGTCAGTCTCCGGGTCGGGTTAGGTTAGATCCGAATAAAAACACGTCGGATCAGCAACCATATCAAAACCACGGTTATACCACCGAAGAGTTGTTAGAGAACCCACTTGTTTCATTAGAGTGTTTCATATTTCTCTGAAGAAAAAATGATATTTCGAGAAAGacgtttttcttttaaaaaaaaaacatttgaagcTGGACTGTGTAAAACCATCTCTAATGGTTGATTTCATTTTTATCTTCAAATGTTTACTTTCTTCagaatgaaaaaagaaaaaagcacATTCACTCCAATGGtttgcttcatttcttctttgTAAAAGGAATATTCCAAATATATTTCATCTTCACTTACAATCTTCTAGTTTCTCATCTttatgttataaatcattaagtgGATGATCCATAACCAAGACCGAGTCAAGGCCCAACCgtgggagagagagagccggccAAGTTCCCAGTCGGCCAAGACTACAACTTTCCTTTTCTAtgtttagtagttttcctatttccttttagattaggttttggataatttcctttttacttaTACTTTGTAATCCTTATAAAAGGAACTTCTTTTGTTCATTAATAAGATAGATCGAATTcccattcttttacaacacgttatcagcacgatagactccaaaaccctgagacaaaaatCGAAACCtaaaaacctaaaaccctaagccgGCGGCAACGATCCTAGACGACCACTGTCTCGTCTCAACTCCGATCAAGCTCAGCTTCAGACGTTTCCTGTTGGTGTCCAACGTCCTCAGCTTCAACTCAGCTTGCGTCCAGTTCAGATCACAATCCCGTCCAGACGCAACTCCATCCGCGACAAGCAACAGCTCGCGATCGTCCTCGGCACCACGACCCGATAGGAGCCGTCCCGCGTCCGTTCGTCTCAGCTCGTCTCTgatctttggtggtccggttcagaCCTACAAAACAAAGGTACATACTTAATCTGAGAACATAATGATCAAACCTAAAACCCCCAATCCATTATTATGGAATTTCATGTTCttgatcaaaaccctaaaacctacaATCAAAAATCGACAATCTCATAACTAGATATAGAAATCGATTCCTTAGAACAAATTGATTGCTGTTATTGATTGTTCCTGATCAGAATTtaagaaaccctaattctagaatcgaaaccctaaacctaaaggATTGAATCCGATTTTGATTGTTCTTGATTGAGTGTTTGATGATCTGAGGttttaggattgatagattgcTTGAATAATCTAAATCGAATTTAAACCCTAgaggccttgaaaccttgaaATCATACTGATTGAAACCAGCAGCCTTATTGTttaaattgaaaccctaaattcataAATTGAatttaatagaaataaaattactaaGATTGTTTGCATTACATCTAAATCTGAATTGAATTGCATTCGTATTATTTAAAATCGACCAGCATATAGAACATACGAATCCGAATTTGATCACATTG contains these protein-coding regions:
- the LOC106385897 gene encoding uncharacterized protein LOC106385897 isoform X2; the protein is MRELESFKMTSLHQNLQWPPVGAPTNIRQEEPWRSQFNDPVNAVSFGFIATAILISMFIVMAIFEMLIRATTTNSHSSPGQVLSDLESRVGLNGLAFSKFGCESPKLGVYSKGVSVLMPGDNVPTFIAHHAPVPVPALADKKSNTPSSSSNSIQEC
- the LOC106385899 gene encoding uncharacterized protein LOC106385899; this encodes MGCCVSSGTADRTNENVSDKNTTIGEEETVVKEVLSETAFHTTSSSVQNSVMDDPVKRKIRGREEEKLKVAPDSCMTRPDSNDPEEGSEVSEICSLSLSESVSSTAVMNGYGEEEVKQRKSQRSPAKTRTRVTGNNYPTRRTDQSPHKRNNGVCNSNTGARVGSGMRDPGERSGRRSRSPAANRSVMDSDQSRVGGARTRKNGQSPGRVRLDPNKNTSDQQPYQNHGYTTEELLENPLVSLECFIFL
- the LOC106385897 gene encoding uncharacterized protein LOC106385897 isoform X1 — encoded protein: MRELESFKMTSLHQNLQWPPVGAPTNIRQEEPWRSQFNDPVNAVSFGFIATAILISMFIVMAIFEMLIRATTTNSHSSPGQVLSDLESRVGLNGLAFSKFGCESPKETMYLHSLLTMHPYPCPHLQTKSPTLQVPAQTPFKNVNNSRFSLFSVLFLCDCGSFIS